The following proteins are co-located in the Triticum aestivum cultivar Chinese Spring chromosome 1A, IWGSC CS RefSeq v2.1, whole genome shotgun sequence genome:
- the LOC123065850 gene encoding uncharacterized protein: MELKSDKWTDLDVTTWKREEYIKSSLQNDGSSCGLWMLNYMEYFTGDSLSDTPEQVHMTDFRTKLAVILVDLEFNDDDIRNRDLDDDETNTDPTDCMIVERPPNKPKASNSSSQVELISQSFILSPFVTPTNDNLMDELCLFISMVDDIPLLESEWVKSSQPYPISLNLRQLKNILKNDEYMDADCFNMAVRILACHDVQLARDVPTHYMDLRFCYARVPSHHDGMDIAMLAQLFDSWPNSNEYHISECDTILLPCDILGLFLLFILDQQKKLFLFWTRFQYLLSESIYLKLWSTI, from the exons ATGGAATTAAAATCCGATAAGTGGACTGATCTAGATGTTACAACATGGAAAAGAGAAGAATATATTAAGAGCAGTCTTCAGAACGATGG GTCATCTTGTGGTCTCTGGATGTTAAATTACATGGAGTACTTCACAGGAGATAGTCTGTCTGACACTCCCGAACAG GTTCATATGACAGATTTTAGAACAAAATTAGCTGTCATTTTAGTCGACTTGGAATTCAATGATGATGATATAAGAAACCGAGACTTGGATGATGATGAAACCAACACGGATCCCACCGATTGTATGATCGTCGAAAGACCTCCTAACAAACCCAAAGCATCCAACTCATCATCACAAGTTGAGCTCATCTCGCAATCATTTATCCTTTCGCCGTTTGTCACTCCAACAAACGACAACTTAATGGATGAACTTTGCTTGTTCATCAGCATGGTTGATGATATCCCTTTGCTAGA GAGCGAATGGGTGAAAAGCTCTCAACCTTATCCTATTAGTTTGAACTTGAGACAATTAAAGAACATATTAAAGAATGATGAGTACATGGATGCTGATTGTTTTAACATGGCTGTGAGGATACTAGCATGCCACGACGTCCAGCTTGCTAGAGACGTCCCAACACACTATATGGATCTACGATTCTGT TATGCACGAGTCCCAAGTCATCATGATGGTATGGACATTGCTATGTTGGCACAACTATTTGATAGCTGGCCTAATAGCAATGAGTATCATATCTCAGAATGTGATACG ATTTTATTGCCTTGTGATATTCTTGGACTATTTTTGTTGTTCATCTTGGACCAACAAAAAAAATTGTTTCTATTTTGGACCCGCTTTCAATACCTACTTTCGGAAAGCATATACTTAAAACTATGGTCAACGATCTAA
- the LOC123046425 gene encoding uncharacterized protein, which produces MSPDNILTAPSCGHNPIDTYNGNDHGNDAYGILEPDGNTNNIDECCGDGNLLQAEYLEPDEEARMFAHQDIEFESYRERRHTDGTHTNDLHAMVYMNLSKNHHVLRKVRDCLHCGALRFQYEGPAFCCRKGKVGLFTPEVPDELKRLFTSQGDDDAKYFRDNIRYFNSHFSFTSLGVTLDRRVSTVAGTGVYTFRACGGLYHALDDLVPADNGPRHLQLYIYDTDHNLVHRAKRSPDLNIELIRKILLILEPNPYAQAFKSLGSVPNLDEYKISLNTDIKLDQRRYNAPTTSQVAAIWVEGSDPQNCFDRSVVVHGKKGDRPLYIRAYYGCYDPLSYPLFFPRGETGWNRWMPYVQEHNDTNQYPAHYSDPQENRASELHTDENLMGGREQVGNFGPDEDRVTDLHAEDNLINEREQVGNFVPDEDHASDLHADDNEDNQDEDFVDNEVNATQSRKFVSAREYYCFKLQVRKKLFNIVLFGGHLFQQWVVDMYIKIETMRLDWYSKPENQKVIRADLYQGLVDTIIAGESRGDRIGKRIVLPRTFPGGDRDMQRRFLDAMTIVQRWGKPDYFITMTCNHYWEEITLNLMPGQLPQDRPDLVARVYRAKQRDMMDLLIKGKHFGQVAAYVHVTEFQKRGLPHEHILLIMKANSKLATPDDYDRVISAEIPDKEKHPVLHELVVKHMLHGPCGELKKSCPCMIDGQCRFHYPRDFCDATQQGRDSYPIYRRRDDGHGVRIRGANLDNRWVVPYNPCLLMRYNCHINVEACSSIKAVKYLFKYIYKGHDRTSFAFEQDIINDGGIINEIRQYRDARYVSPPEAIYRIFGFKMFGVSPSVLQLQLHLPNMHTIAFKSGENLEDVVARPSSSRSMLTEYFEMNRKIPQARKLLYREFPEHYRWIAGKKKWQKRRNNRSQIGRLVYAHPAEGERYYLRVLLSHVRGATSFDDLKTVNGNMCTSFREACEHLGLIEHDKTLDDCMTEAATFQMPCALRWLFATILVFCEATEIRQLWEKHLPSMCEDYCLNESNESILEQMVLRDIRDMLQSMGKDIKNYGLPDLVETDGSYDGEYREVTEERQITADIEHLDLFSSLNNEQLAGFNDIIDHVMNKKSQIFFVDGPGGTRKTYLYKALLAKVRSMGQMAIATATSGIAASIMPGGWTAHSRFKIPIKLTDNSMCSFTKQSGTAELLRQASLIIWDEVAMKKRQAVETLDRSLQDIMECSLPFGGKVVVFGGDFRQVLPVVTHGTRAQITDATLLRSYLWEKTRKIRLTRNMRAQADPWFSEYLLRIGNGTEETIGDDYVRLPDDIVIGYTEDEKAINMLIEDVFPSLHANATSREYMSARAILSTKNDHVDDLNDKMIYRFPGEEKLYHSFDSIEDDLQNNYTIDFLNSITPNGLPPHVLKLKVNCPVILLRNLDPHNGLCNGTRLMIRAFQDNAIDAEIVGGQHAGKRVFIPRIPMSPSEDISLPFKLKRTQFPIRLSFVMTVNKAQGQTIPNVGIYLPEPVFSHGQLYVALSRGVSRETTRILAKPNKDVDKSRKSTKNIVYKDVLER; this is translated from the exons ATGAGCCCAGACAACATACTTACTGCGCCGTCATGTGGACACAATCCCATCGACACTTATAATG GCAACGACCACGGCAATGATGCATATGGAATACTGGAGCCGGATGGCAACACAAACAATATTGATG AATGTTGTGGAGACGGAAACCTTCTACAAGCTGAATACCTTGAGCCTGATGAAGAAGCTAGGATGTTCGCCCACCAAG ATATTGAGTTTGAATCCTACCGTGAACGACGTCACACTGATGGAACACACACAAATGATCTTCATGCTATGGTGTACATGAACCTATCCAAAAATCACCACGTCCTTAGAAAAGTTAGGGACTGCCTCCACTGTGGAGCATTGCGGTTTCAGTATGAGGGACCTGCATTTTGTTGCAGAAAGGGGAAAGTAGGTTTGTTTACACCTGAGGTTCCGGATGAGTTGAAACGGCTGTTCACAAGTCAAGGTGATGACGATGCTAAATATTTTCGAGACAACATACGGTATTTCAACTCTCACTTCTCATTCACAAGTCTTGGAGTCACCCTTGATCGTCGAGTAAGCACTGTGGCAGGAACCGGCGTATATACCTTTCGTGCATGTGGGGGGTTGTACCATGCTCTTGATGATCTGGTGCCGGCTGATAATGGTCCTAGGCATTTGCAGCTCTATATTTATGATACAGATCATAACTTGGTGCACAGGGCTAAGAGGTCTCCAGATCTGAATATAGAACTCATACGTAAAATTCTGCTAATACTAGAGCCGAACCCTTATGCACAGGCTTTCAAGAGCCTTGGGTCCGTTCCAAATCTAGATGAGTACAAGATCTCACTAAACACAGATATCAAGTTGGATCAACGTAGGTATAATGCCCCAACGACTTCTCAGGTGGCAGCTATATGGGTTGAAGGGAGCGACCCACAAAATTGTTTTGACAGGAGTGTTGTTGTGCATGGAAAAAAAGGCGACCGGCCCCTGTACATTAGAGCATACTATGGGTGCTATGATCCATTGTCATATCCACTGTTTTTCCCACGTGGGGAGACAGGTTGGAATCGCTGGATGCCGTATGTTCAGGAACACAATGACACAAACCAATATCCGGCGCATTATTCAGATCCGCAAGAAAACCGGGCCTCTGAATTACATACAG ATGAAAACTTGATGGGTGGAAGGGAACAAGTTGGCAACTTTGGGCCAGATGAAGACCGAGTCACTGATTTACATGCAG AAGATAATTTGATTAATGAAAGGGAACAAGTTGGGAATTTTGTGCCAGATGAAGACCATGCCAGTGATTTACATGCAG ATGATAATGAGGATAACCAAGATGAGGATTTTGTTGACAATGAGGTGAATGCAACACAATCCAGGAAATTTGTTAGTGCGAGGGAGTACTACTGCTTCAAGCTACAGGTCAGGAAGAAGCTTTTTAACATCGTCTTGTTTGGTGGACACCTTTTCCAACAGTGGGTTGTTGACATGTATATCAAGATTGAGACTATGAGGCTGGACTGGTACTCAAAGCCAGAGAATCAAAAGGTTATACGAGCTGACCTCTACCAG GGTCTTGTTGACACCATCATTGCCGGCGAGTCACGTGGTGATCGGATTGGTAAGAGAATCGTGCTTCCACGCACGTTTCCTGGTGGTGATCGCGACATGCAGCGAAGGTTCCTCGATGCAATGACAATAGTCCAACGGTGGGGTAAACCGGATTATTTTATCACGATGACTTGCAATCACTACTGGGAGGAGATAACACTTAATCTGATGCCTGGACAACTGCCACAAGACCGTCCAGACCTGGTGGCAAGGGTATATAGGGCTAAACAGCGAGATATGATGGACTTGCTAATTAAGGGTAAGCATTTCGGACAAGTCGCAGCTTATGTACATGTCACAGAGTTTCAGAAACGAGGCCTCCCTCATGAGCATATACTTTTAATCATGAAAGCAAATAGCAAGTTGGCAACCCCGGATGACTATGATCGGGTGATATCCGCAGAGATACCGGACAAAGAGAAACACCCAGTTCTGCATGAGCTGGTCGTCAAACACATGTTGCACGGACCCTGTGGTGAGTTGAAAAAAAGTTGTCCGTGCATGATTGATGGACAGTGTAGGTTCCATTATCCGCGAGATTTTTGTGATGCCACACAACAAGGGAGAGACTCTTATCCCATCTATCGGAGGAGGGACGATGGGCATGGAGTTAGGATTAGAGGAGCCAATTTGGACAATAGATGGGTGGTCCCTTACAACCCTTGTCTGCTTATGCGATACAACTGCCACATTAATGTTGAAGCATGCTCGAGCATCAAGGCAGTGAAGTATTTGTTCAAGTACATATATAAAGGCCATGATCGGACATCATTTGCTTTTGAGCAGGACATAATCAATGATGGTGGAATCATCAATGAAATCCGACAATATAGGGATGCACGCTATGTATCTCCTCCAGAGGCTATTTAcaggatttttggttttaaaatGTTTGGTGTCAGTCCATCAGTGCTACAGCTCCAACTTCATTTGCCAAATATGCATACAATTGCATTTAAATCTGGTGAAAATCTAGAAGATGTTGTCGCTCGACCATCTTCATCTAGGTCCATGCTTACCGAGTACTTTGAGATGAACCGGAAGATTCCGCAAGCACGGAAATTGTTGTACAGAGAGTTTCCAGAGCATTATAGATGGATAGCTGGAAAAAAgaagtggcagaagagaagaaataACAGATCGCAGATTGGAAGACTTGTCTACGCACACCCTGCTGAAGGAGAGAGGTACTACTTGCGTGTGTTGCTAAGTCATGTCCGAGGTGCCACTTCATTTGATGATTTAAAAACAGTAAATGGCAACATGTGCACTTCCTTCAGAGAGGCATGTGAACACTTAGGCCTCATTGAGCACGACAAGACTCTTGATGATTGCATGACAGAGGCGGCCACATTTCAGATGCCTTGTGCCCTAAGATGGTTGTTTGCGACTATATTGGTTTTTTGCGAGGCAACAGAAATCCGACAATTGTGGGAGAAACATCTACCATCAATGTGTGAGGATTACTGTCTTAATGAATCAAATGAGTCAATACTTGAGCAGATGGTCCTTAGAGATATTAGGGATATGTTGCAATCCATGGGAAAGGATATTAAAAACTATGGACTTCCGGATCTAGTAGAGACCGATGGTTCTTATGACGGTGAGTACAGAGAGGTAACAGAAGAGAGGCAAATCACCGCGGACATAGAACATCTAGATCTATTTAGCAGTTTGAACAATGAGCAGTTGGCTGGTTTCAATGACATAATAGATCATGTGATGAACAAAAAAAGCCAGATATTCTTTGTTGATGGTCCAGGAGGCACTAGGAAGACGTACCTGTACAAGGCATTGCTTGCTAAGGTGCGTTCCATGGGCCAAATGGCGATTGCAACTGCTACATCTGGTATTGCAGCATCGATAATGCCTGGAGGATGGACAGCACACTCTCGGTTCAAAATACCAATCAAGCTCACTGACAATAGTATGTGCAGTTTCACAAAACAAAGTGGTACAGCGGAGTTGCTTAGACAGGCGTCCTTGATAATTTGGGACGAAGTCGCTATGAAAAAACGTCAAGCAGTTGAGACGCTTGATAGATCACTACAGGATATAATGGAATGTTCTTTGCCGTTTGGAGGAAAGGTTGTCGTCTTTGGTGGTGATTTCAGGCAGGTCCTACCTGTTGTGACACATGGGACAAGAGCGCAGATCACGGATGCTACACTTCTGAGATCCTATCTTTGGGAGAAGACCCGCAAGATACGTCTCACACGCAATATGCGGGCACAGGCTGATCCTTGGTTCTCGGAATACCTCCTAAGGATAGGCAATGGAACTGAAGAGACAATTGGCGACGACTATGTCCGTCTCCCTGACGACATTGTCATTGGCTATACCGAGGATGAAAAAGCTATTAACATGCTCATCGAAGATGTCTTCCCATCGTTGCATGCCAATGCTACATCCAGAGAGTACATGAGTGCACGTGCTATTCTATCGACCAAGAACGATCATGTCGATGACCTGAATGACAAGATGATCTACAGGTTTCCAGGTGAAGAAAAGTTATATCATAGTTTTGACTCAATCGAGGATGACCTACAGAATAATTACACAATTGATTTTTTGAACTCGATCACACCAAATGGCTTGCCCCCACATGTTTTGAAATTAAAGGTCAACTGCCCGGTCATTCTGCTACGGAACCTCGACCCTCATAATGGTCTATGCAATGGAACACGGCTTATGATCAGAGCCTTTCAGGATAATGCAATCGATGCAGAGATTGTTGGTGGTCAGCATGCTGGAAAGAGGGTGTTTATACCTAGGATCCCTATGTCGCCCTCGGAGGACATCTCACTTCCTTTCAAACTTAAGAGAACACAGTTCCCCATCCGTCTGAGTTTTGTGATGACAGTTAACAAGGCACAGGGTCAGACCATCCCAAATGTTGGCATTTACCTTCCCGAGCCAGTATTCTCACATGGTCAGCTATATGTTGCATTGTCAAGAGGAGTGTCGAGAGAGACAACACGGATTTTGGCCAAGCCAAACAAGGATGTCGATAAATCCAGGAAAAGCACCAAGAACATTGTCTACAAAGATGTTTTGGAGAGATGA
- the LOC123046495 gene encoding ubiquitin-like-specific protease ESD4 — protein sequence MSLYCYIIVFVLLSLHVIIAIVTDYACSGDDWSVIENIRSEPSKERNLVSIGDAFLKKRHLLSLLTPGEWVGDEVINTYINCMTAMEHLQVRSGGSVFLENACISKMIKIGSYLPSDDMDVAPAWVLNRAKAYLENDMVYFPINMEDVHWYLCVINAIKKCVQVLDSLGPYMSRKDLTDTVCTSSYCPIFSKKLFFLISHL from the exons ATGTCCTTGTACTGCTACATTATTGTTTTTGTGTTATTATCATTACATGTTATCATTGCCATCGTGACAGATTATGCCTGCAGTGGCGATGATTGGTCTGTTATAGAAAATATCCGGTCTGAACCAAGCAAAGAAAGAAATTTAGTGAGCATCGGCGACGCATTTTTGAAAAAAAGACATTTACTATCTCTTCTAACTCCTGGAGAATGGGTTGGCGACGAA GTCATAAATACGTACATAAATTGCATGACTGCTATGGAGCATCTACAAGTAAGGTCAGGTGGAAGTGTGTTCTTAGAGAATGCATGCATCTCAAAGATGATAAAGATCGGTAGCTATCTTCCCTCAGATGACATGGATGTTGCACCAGCATGGGTACTAAACAGAGCCAAAGCGTATTTGGAAAATGATATG GTATACTTTCCAATAAACATGGAGGACGTTCACTGGTACCTATGTGTTATAAATGCCATAAAAAAATGTGTCCAGGTGCTCGACTCGCTAGGCCCATACATGAGCCGCAAGGACCTCACTGATACGGTCTGCACTTCATCCTACTGCCCCATCTTTTCTAAGAAgcttttttttcttatttctcACTTGTGA